A genomic segment from Glycine max cultivar Williams 82 chromosome 1, Glycine_max_v4.0, whole genome shotgun sequence encodes:
- the LOC100790506 gene encoding spermidine synthase 1-like — protein sequence MAAENVVEFTDLPVKRPREEEEGTNGVSNDAVSALPNDPQYPGISAVIPGWFSEISPMWPGEAHSLKMEKILFQGKSDYQNVMVFQSSTYGKVLVLDGVIQLTERDECAYQEMITHLPLCSIPNPKKVLVIGGGDGGVLREVARHASVEKIDICEIDKMVVDVSKQFFPDIAVGFEDPRVTLTVGDGVAFLKDVPEGTYDAVIVDSSDPIGPAQELFEKPFFASVAKALRPGGVVCTQAESIWLHMHIIEDIVANCRQIFKGSVNYAWTTVPTYPSGMIGFMLCSTEGPLVDFKHPVNPLSENDSQQSRPLKFYNSEIHTAAFCLPSFAKRKIGSKTN from the exons ATGGCTGCGGAAAACGTTGTTGAGTTCACAGACTTACCCGTCAAGAGgccaagagaagaagaagaaggaaccaATGGCGTCTCCAACGACGCCGTTTCAGCGCTCCCCAATGACCCTCAATACCCTGGCATCTCTGCGGTTATTCCCGGTTGGTTCTCCGAAATCAGCCCAATGTGGCCCG GGGAGGCACATTCCTTGAAGATGGAAAAGATTTTGTTTCAAGGGAAGTCTGACTATCAGAATGTCATGGTCTTCCAG TCATCAACATATGGCAAAGTTCTTGTTTTGGATGGAGTCATTCAGCTTACAGAAAGGGATGAGTGTGCCTACCAAGAGATGATCACTCATCTTCCTCTTTGCTCTATTCCAAATCCCAAAAAG GTTTTGGTTATTGGTGGAGGAGATGGTGGAGTGCTGCGGGAAGTAGCTCGCCATGCCTCAGTAGAGAAGATAGACATCTGCGAAATAGACAAGATGGTTGTTGAT GTCTCCAAACAATTTTTCCCCGATATAGCAGTAGGTTTTGAGGACCCTCGTGTAACACTTACTGTTGGTGATG GAGTTGCATTTTTGAAGGATGTTCCAGAAGGAACTTACGATGCAGTTATAGTGGATTCATCTGACCCTATTG GTCCTGCTCAAGAGCTGTTTGAAAAGCCCTTTTTTGCGTCCGTTGCAAAGGCTCTCCGTCCAGGAGGTGTTGTGTGTACTCAAGCAGAAAGTATATGGCTTCATATGCACATCATTGAGGACATTGTGGCTAATTGTCGCCAAATATTCAAAGGTTCTGTCAACTATGCATGGACCACAGTTCCTACATATCCTAG TGGGATGATTGGTTTTATGCTTTGCTCAACTGAGGGTCCTCTTGTTGATTTCAAGCATCCAGTGAATCCTTTAAGTGAGAATGATAGTCAACAGTCAAGACCATTGAAATTTTACAATTCTGAG ATTCATACAGCGGCTTTCTGTTTGCCATCTTTTGCTAAGAGGAAGATTGGttctaaaacaaattga